The genomic segment TACTAGCAACTTCCGCCAACAATACTTGGCAGAAGGGAGTCCAAGGACTCCCTCCGAATGAGCCAGGTGCAAAAGAAAAGGGGCCCGAAGGCCCCTCAATTCCCGTTCAGCGCTAGTTCCCGCTCCATTTCGTAAAGCGCGCGGTCCCACCAATCCGCGTCTACTTCGACGGCTTCGTCGGCTTCGTCGGATCGACAATCGTGAGGAACCTGTACGCTGAGTCCCCCGACCCGGCTCTGGAAGTCTTGCCCAGACCGTCCAACACTTCCTTGAAGCCGAACTCCTTCTGCAACTGGCGCATACGATCGATAAAGGTCTCGTATGCCGCAGGCTGCACATTCGCCTCGCTGACGCAGAACAAGCGGTAGGCGAGATAAACCTGCCGGGCGGGTGTGGTAGCCTCGCTCGATGCCCCGTTCTCGCCAACCCCCAGCTTCAGGTGTCCCCGATGATGAGAGTTGGCGAGGAAAAAACGGACAGGGTTCGTCCGATTTTCAACGCGTTTACATAGCTCCAAGCTGCTGGCGGGCACGCAATACTCCGCGCGATCCTTCAATGTGATCAGCCCCTGCACTGCCCATGCCGCGATGGCCTCCCGTTCCTGCTCCAAGATCAGCTGATCGATGTTGACGATGCGATCTTTCGTCTCGATGGAGTTGGAGAACTCCAAGAACAACCAGCGACGGGTGAAGCCTGCCGATGAGTCATCGGTACGAGGCAGAACGTTGGAGGCGAACCAGTGAGCAGCGATCGGATTGAACTTGTAGAGGGGTTGGTACTTACGTTGAGCCTGAATAGTGGAACCTTCCACCACCAGCTTGAAGATATCACCCGAGATGAGGTCCCGCTCCGATAGCTCACCTGCAACATTGAGCACCTTGTCGGTCAGCTCCGCGACCGAGAACTGGTTGTTCCAGAACTTCGGAGCCACCGCTGCTGCACAACCATCAGGCATCAGGCCCTGCATAATGCGTAGAATACGTGATTTACCCGTATCAGCTGGGCCATAGAGACAGAACACGCGGAAGTACTGTGGCGCCACACCAAACAGGGTGGCTGCAAAAGCCTCCTGCAGAGCCTCAACCTTGTCGGCAAAGTCAGGATCGGTGCCCCAATAACGCACCAGAAGCTCCGAAAACATCGTCGCTTTGCCCGCCAACTCCGGCTGGTAGGGGTAGGGAAGCACATAAGTGCAGCCAAAGTCCTTGTTATGGGGCTGTAACGTCAGATCTTCGGTCAGATAGCCATTGACGAAGTTTATGCCCCGGATATCGCGTTGTTTGAGGTCAGCACGCGTCAACGTCGCCATAACCTTCACGACAGCGCGATAGTCGTTGTCCTTCTTGCATGCCGGGAAGTTGCCATACTCCGTGGCCACGATCTTCTGCAGGTCAGCGGCCTCCATTGGCACCCAATGCGCGCCTTGCCATTGGTAAAACATCTCATTGGAGAAGCGTAGCTCCCCTGTCCGCTCGACATTGTCGATGACAGCACGCGCGATCTCGGTCTGATCGTTGCCCGCAATGTCGCCCTTCTGAAATTCGCGAATTTGCCGAAGGATGCTTGCGGCGGTGAGGTTGTTCGCCGTCGCACCCTGGAGCACTTTCACAATATGCTGCTGCTCGAGCGGTGTGATGCCTGGATTACCGGCCACGCGCGCGCACATAATCCCAACCAACTCGGTCATCTTCGGGTTGGTGTGGTCGAGACCGTCTGACTGGATCTTCGCATGGAAGTCGTCGATGATCTCCTGATACGAGAAACGCCGGTTTTCACTGGTGATGTCGTCGAGGCCCAGCTCTTTCAGCTGGTCTACGGTCATACCCTCATCCCAACCAGCTGGAAGCGTCAGCTTTTTCGGGCCAAAAAGGTCCTTCCGCAGCCATTCGACGATCTTTTCCGTCATCTTTGCAGGCGGGAGTTCGTCTCCCGGAACCTTTTCGACACGGTCCTGCACCCACTGAAAACCGACGTCCAGACCCTCTTTCAGGGTGATATTGCCCTTGATGATGTCGGAAACGATGCCACCGGCGAAGCGGACGAGCGCATTATCGCGCCCACCAGCCGGAACCCAGTTCACAAAGCCGACGCGCGCAGCACCTGAAGCCACCTCGTAGCCGTTCTGACGCAGCGCATCGCGGGCCAGCTCGCCAAACGACGTCGGCAAGGTGCCAATCTGGCCTAGCACGTCCAGCAGATCGCAGTTGGCGGTGTAGGGCGCCATCAATCCCGGATGGATCGAGGGCGGCAACAACACCTGAGCACCCGTCGACAGGAAGTCGAGGACGTTGGTGCCGTCCGCGAGCTTCACGTGGAAGGTGTTCTGGCCCTGATACTTGAACAGCTTGACGTAGCCCTTGCGCCCACGACGCAGCCACGGCGATTTCGGTGTGATGCTGTCGATAGCATTCAGTATGCCCGGTTCGTCACTATCGACGTCGAGCGCAACAAGGCCAGAAGCCTGCCCCAGAACCAGGCCCATGTTGTGGTCCGGAAACATCTGCAGCCAACCGGCTTGCTCGGCATCCCCAACGGGCACGGCCGAGTAACGCTGCCAGGTAGAAATCGCAGGACGCTTGCCGGCCGCCTTGTCGGCCCCGGACGGGTCGGGTCGTGTGATCGGGATAACCGATAGTCCAGCAGCCCAATAGCCTGGCGCGTTCTCACTAAAAATACCCATAACCCCTTAAGCCTCCAATTTCGATTCAGCGCCCGCGCCCAGCTTCAAATCAGCGACCGACTGCAGGTTCCGCAACCGATTGCGAAACTGCGTGCGGCCATTGACGTCGAGCATGTCGTCCATGACGCCGAAAACGATTTGCTGAAATTCCACGGTCTCTCGAAGCGTGTAGACGCGCTCCTTCAGGCTCACCCACTTCTCCAGAAGCGAGGTCTTGGCCTTTACGAGCTGAATACGGTCGCTGGGGTCAGTGTCCGTAGACATCGACACATCCAACTCGATCTTCTTCATCATCTCGATGGTGGCTTCCACCTCTTCGAGGACGACTTCGAACTTGTCCTTCGCGCCCTCAAACACCGGAACACGGTCGCCACCCGAAACGGGCCCCTCACTGAGGAAACGGTTGAGGTAGACCCTCAACTCACGGGGGTAAGGGCAACTTGTCTGGCCCAGGTACTCATCTACGGACATACCGCTTTCACTATGAGCCAGCTTCAATGCTCTCAATCGTATGTCTAGGTCCTTGGGCAACAGAGGATAGGTCACTCGCAATCCCTTAAAAGTGAGGTGGACGACGGAGATCGTGGCCATACCAGCGATCAGCAAGGGGAAGTCGCGCGACTCCCTTCTTAAAAACCCGCGTGCTGCAGGGCTTTCTAGCGGCTCTTTTGCAGCTGGGGTGTCGTCCCCATATTTGCAAACGCATGAACCCGTTGCTCAGTGAGTTCATTTCCACTGCGGACACTCGTTACGATGACGACTCGTCCGAAACTTCAATGTCCGAATGGGTCATCAAAAACACGCGTCTCAAGCGCAAGCCCTACAGCTTCAGAGGCTATGAGTTCCAGCAGAAGATCATCGACGACCTGCACCAGAACCTGTGCTGCATCAAATGCTCACAGGTCGGCCTCACCGAGAGCCAGCTGCGCAAGTACCTAGGTTGGCTGCGACGCAACCCTGGCACCACCGGCATCTACACGATGCCCGACGACAAAATGCGGGACCGTGTTTCGCAGACGCGCGTCAAGCCGCTGATCACGACGGAACCGGTGTTCAACCCTCCGCGCGGAGACAGCCCTGTCAGGCAGAAGGGCATCTATCAGATCGACGATTCCTTCGCCTATTTCACCGGAAATACCGAGGGTGACGCGACCTCGATCCCTGCCGACATCCTCGTTCACGACGAACTGGACCTCTCGGACCAGGAGAACATCGGCCTCTTTCAATCCCGCCTGCAGAACTCCGACTTCAAGATCCGCCAGACTTTCTCGACCCCAACCTTTCTCGGGTTCGGGATCGATGCCATGTTCAACCTGTCGGACCAGTGGGAGTTTTTCACGCGCTGCCCCGGCTGCAGGCAGCATCAATTGCCAGAATTCCACCTCCGCCACATGCACCTTCCAGGTCTCCTCAAGAAGGAAGACGACCTGACCAAGCTGACGGCCGAGGACATTGGCCGGATCGACATATCCCAAACCTATTGGCGCTGCGAGAAGTGCTCGACCCAGCTCCATCTTGGTGACACCAGCATCCGTGAGTGGGTCGCCAAGCATCCGAGCCGCACCCAGAACCGTGGATATCGCGTCCGACCGACGTCCATCGATCGCATCACGATCCCTTACATATTCCAGCGTCTGGTGGAGCATCAGCGCCTCGACAATATGAAGGGCTTCTTCAACACGGTGCTGGGCGAGGCCTATAACGATTCCAACGCTCGGATCAGCGAGGCTGACATCAAGGCCTGCATGGACAGCCCCGGCGAGCCCTCCGACAACATCAATGAGCCCTGCACCATTGGTATCGACCAAGGCAACATCTGTCATATCACGGTCGGGACGCCAACGCGCACCCTGCTCCACACCCAGGTCCCGCGCAACGAACTGAAGGATAAAGTCCTCTATCTCTTGAAGCGCTTCAACATCGTCAGCGGCGCGATGGACCGTTATCCCGACACAACGCTGGCGGAGTCGATCCGCGACCTTGAAGGATACAAGGGCATCATTTGGCCAATTCACTACGGAACAGCAGCCAATAGTCCCTTCCTGAAGGAGACCAAGGATGAGTTCGACGAGATCACCCACTGGGTAGCCCATCGTACCAAGACCCTGGATCAAGTCGCTACTATCATCCGCAACCATAAGCTTTCGCTCAATGGCTTCGGTCATCACCAGTCTCTGCTGATCAACCACCTGCGTGGCATGTTCCGTAAGGAAGCACCCGACATCCTTCCGGTGTGGGAGAAGCTCACCGAGGAAGATCACTTCTTTCACTCACTGGGTTACATGCTGCTCGCACGTCGCCTTGTCGACGTCATCTTTCACAATAGCGAGCCTGAACTCAGGTCCAACGCATTGCTGATCGGCGGTACGACTTCAATCGTACCCGACCTCTCCCCAAATTCGCTGAACAGACGCACCCCCCGGTCGTCATTAGGAATGCTGACGGTTGCTTGACGGCCTGCTGAACATCATTCTACCCAAGAAGAAAGCCCCGAATGGGGGCGTCAGCAACACTCCGACTTTCCAACCCGACCAAAAAGACCAGGTGCTTACCGTCCCGCAGTACCGGGACCATCTGACCGATCTCTTCACGTCCCGTCAGGCGAACAACAGCCAGGACCTTCTCAAGGCGCTGTTCCGCCAGGACCCCGACGTATCCGCGACCGTCAACGGCTACTTGACGCTCGCGAACACCGAAATGGTGATGTGGGCGACTGACGCTCAGGGCGCTGTCGACCGCGACGCGAGCAATGCTCTCGCCACGCTGGTCACGCGCCTCACGCGACAGGTCGACTACACACTCGGCTTCCAGCTCAAGCAATCGATTTACCAGCTCAACGCCGACCTTCGATACATGCTTCTCCTTCGCGGTGGTATCGGCGCGGAGTTGGTATTTGATAAGGCCCAGCTCCCTGACAGCATTCGTCAGGTCGACCTGGCATCAATCCGTTGGTACGAGAAGGCCTCGGGTGTCTATAAGCCGGGGCAGTCCGTCCAGGGTCGGGGCGACCCTGTGATGCTCGATACCCCGGCTTTCTTCGTCTCGTTCTACCGCCGGGACCCGACGACGATCTACACCGACTCCACGTTCATCGCCGCGATCAATACCATTGCTGCGCGTCAGCAGGTCATCAACGACCTGTACCGGATCATGCAGATCACCGGCTTTCCTCGCATGGACATCAAAGTCCTTGAGGAAGTGATCATCAATCGGGCACCGGCAAACATCAAAGCCGACCCAACCAAGCTGCGTGAGTTCGTCAACAACCAGGTTGCTGCGATCCAGTCGACGTTCCAGAGCCTGCGTGCCGACCAGTCGGTGGTCCACACGGATTCCGTCGAATTCGATATCCTGAATGGCAGCTCGGCCGCTGTGGCTCTCGACGTAACGAACGTTGTCGAGACCCTAAACGCTCAGAACCAAGCTGCGCTCAAGACGATGGCAACCGTCCTCGGTCGTGGCAGTGCCGGCGTCAACACCGGCTCAGTCGAAGCCCGGCTGGCCGCCATGTACGCCGACGAGTTGAACGAGCCGTTGGCTGAGATGTACGAGAAGATGTTCTCGTTCTGCCTCCACCAGCAGGGATTCCAGGGCTTCGCCAACGTCAAGTTCCGTCAGGCTGAGCTACGCCCGGACCTTGAGCTGGAGACAATGCGCCAGATCAAGACCGCTCGTATGCGACAGGACCTGTCGGACGGCATCATCACCGACATTGAATACGCGCTCGAGATGTACGGGCGCCTACCGAATCCAACCGCGCCTGAGCTGTCGGGCACTGGCTTCATGACGCCAACGCCCACGGCCGCTCCCAACGCTGCTGACATCTCCCCGAACACCGACCCACTCGGTCGCTCGCTAACCCCGGGCAAAACCGGCGCGACGAAGACTAACCTGCCTAAGAGGAAGTCCTGATGCCGATATTTCGCGACGCGGCCTGGGGGCAACGTCTCATCCTGCAGGATCTCACCGGCGACCCAATCAACCTAACGGGCGTCCCGCTGCGGATGCAGTTTCGCGAGTATCCGGATCACCCCACCGCTTTGATCGACATGTCGACCGCGAACGGGCTGTTGAGTACGAGCGCCAACCCAACGGGAGGCGTTGTCGACGTTCATCTCGGCCCCAGCGATACGGCGACTCTCCCCAAGATCAGCTTGTATTGGGACCTCATCCGCACGGACACCAACGTCCCACTTTGCGGAGGTCGCGTTCTCGTTGACCAGGTGGTGACGCGATGAGCGATCTCGTTGTCACTTATACCACGAACAATGTCGTCGTCACCGGCATCTACGGCGCCGCCGTTGGCATCCAGGGCCCGGCGGGTCGAGCCGCAATCTACGGCGCGGGAGCACCCGGTCCAACTGTTGGCGAAAACGGGCTGTTCTACATCGACCACACCAACTGGCGGATGTACGGCCCGAAAGCCGGAGGTGTTTGGCCAGCTCCGGTTTCGTTAATCGGTCCAGCGCACTGGTTAGGGGCGTCCGCTACGGCCCCAACCGTCAACCTTGCTGGGGCCCCGCTCGTCGCTGGCGACATGTACTGGAGCACTGCCACCAGCAAATGGCGATCGTGGACGGGTACCGCTTGGGTCGACATAGATGCGGGCGCAGTAGCAGCTCGCAACGCGGCTGAAGGCTTTGCGACTAACGCCGCCGCCAGCGCTTCCCAAGCGGCGACTGATAGAACTGCAGCCGCTGGTTCTGCATCGTCCGCGTCCACCTCGGCAACAACCGCCACGAACGCAGCTACAACCACATCCGCTGACCGTGTTGCCGTCGCGGCAGACAAATCGACGGTGGCTGCTGATAAGGCAACAGTCGCCGCTGATAAGGCCACGGTCGCGGCCGACAAGGCCACCGTCGCGGGCGACAAGACCGCTGCAGCAAACTCTGCGACCGCCTCGGCCAATTCTGCAACCGCCTCGGCCGGTTCTGCAACCGCGTCCCAGAACAGTGCGACAGCCGCCGCCGGTTCAGCGACGGCTGCGAACACTTCATGGTTGCAGATAGATAAGCGCAATCTGGGTGCCAAAAGCTCCGCCCCCACGCTCGATAACCAAGGCCAGGCCCTCGTCGCGGGCACGGTTTATTTCGACAGCCCCACAAGTACGACCAAGGTCTGGACTGGATCAGCTTGGATACTTGCTGCGTCAGCAACTGCTTTGGACCGGTCAGCAAATCTCAGTGATCTTTCCAATGCAGACACTGCACTCACCAATCTGGGTGCCACCACTGTAGGCAAGGCGCTTCTCAAGGCTGCAACCGTAGCCGCCCAGCGGGTAGCGTTGGGCTTCACTACTGCCGGCTCGACCCTAGTCCAGGCGGCCGACACAGCCGCTCAACGGGCTGTTCTGGGCTTTTCGACGATCGGCTCCACCTTCATTCAAGCTGCTGATGCGGCAGCGGCGCGTGTCGTACTCGGCATCACTTCCGTTGGCTCAGCACTAGTCACGGCGGCCGACGCGGCAGCGGCGCGTGTCGTACTCGGCATCACTTCCGCCGGCTCGGCCATAGTCACAGCGGCTGACGCAGCCGCGCAACGTACCGCGCTGGGCATTTCCGCTGCTAACACCCCATCCACCGCCACCGGCAACATTGCCGCGACTAACGTGCAAGCAGCGCTTGCAGAATTGGACAGCGAAAAGCAGAATCTTCATAACAATTTGACGGCGCTGGCTGGGCTCACGCTAGCTGCCAATAAGTTGCCCTACGCAACTGGCGCTGGTGCACTATCTTTGGTCGATCTCACGGCTTTCGTTCGCACACTGTTGGATGACGCCGACTCCGCCGCGTTTCTGACAACACTTGGTTTCGTATTCTCGATGGGGGCAAACGGATATGTCAAGTTCCCGAATGGCCTTCTCATCCAGTGGGGATCGCAGAGCGGCGGCACAGGACTGGTCGATACCTACTACCCCATCGCATCCCCAAACGTCATGGCGATATTCACGACGATTACAGGTGCCACCGCCTCAACCGTAACGGCGAACGTTTATGACCGATTCGCCACATACTTTCGCTGCTATCGTCGCGTCCAGACCTCGGGAGCCATGGGCGACGCTAGCGAAACGTTCTTCTTCCTCGTAATTGGAAGTACATGACCGTGCTGATGACGATCGACGCCGAAGGGCGACCAACCGGCTTCTACGTTCCCGAAATTCATGGTAACGCCATCCCTTCGGGCGCTATTGAGATTACCGAAGCACAGTGGCGAGAGGCACTGAGTAATCAAGGCCGACGTTTATGGAACGGCTCCGCTCTCATTGAGTGTGATCTACCTCCATCGACCCCCTTACCCATTGAACTGATCGGGGCCATTTCACGCCGCCAGTTCGCAAAAGGGCTCGCGCACCATGAGTTCGTGGCACAGGAAGAGGCCGAAGCATTCCTAACTGTTGGCACGTTGCCAGCAGCGTTTGCTACCATGGTCGCTTCATTGCCACCCGAAGAGCAGTTCGACGCGCGAATGGATTTGCAGGCAGCAACCTTCGAACGCAATCACCCTTTGGTCTCAGTGTTCGGTTCTGCTCAGGGCATGACTGAAGTGCAGATAGACGATTTCTGGCATTACTGCTGGATGCTCTGATCTCAGCACATTATAACACGGCATAACACAGCACTGATTGATAGCCCCAGTCCTGATCCTACGTGAGCAGCAGCCCGTAGTTTCAGGATTTTTCTTTGAAGCAGATTCCGATTACCGATGCCATTCGAACACAGCTGATCGCAGCTGTTGGCGATGATGACATCGAAGTCAATAACCTTGCCGTGTACGAGGCGACTGCCCTCAACACGAAGCCCATTCGGAAGAACCACCCGCTCTATAAGGGTGCGCATCACTCCACACAGTTCCTGCACGAAATGTCGAACCAGCTCGCTCTAGAGAGCTTGCCGCTCCATATCATGCACAACACGTACACCGGCGAGCTGCCTCTCGGTCGCGTATTTCACAGCGAAGTGCTCAACGGCGACGAGCTTCGCGTTCTCTTCTGGGTCGACAAGACGAATGAAGACGTCGTCAAGCTGATCGACAACAGCACGGTCGATCAGGTGTCCGTCTCGGTTCTGCCGAAGGCGGCCACCTGCAACATGTGTGGTTTCGACTTTCTCGGCTCGGAAGCGACGCTCGACCACTTCTACTCAGGAACGGACCCGAAGGGTCACGTGATGGGTGAGAACGGCGCGCACGTCAACCTGCACAACCTCGATCAGTGGTTCGAGATGAGCCTCGTCAATCGAGGTGGCGCCACCGGTGCGCGCATCGCGAACCGCAAGTCCTCCCACTTCAGCGAAGCACGCCTGGCCGCAAGCGGCCCGGCAGCCTTGCTGGCGACTTTGAACCTCTCTGAAAGCGATTTGGAGACCCCCGGCATGGATATGGAAAAATTTCTGGAAGGCCTGACGAAGACGACTGCCGATCTGGCACTCGCCCAGGCCTCCAACACGAGCAAAGACGGCGAGATCACCGTTCTAAAGGCGAAGGTCACGGAGCTTGAAGCGAAGCTCTCCGATGCCGCGAAGGGCGAAGACTTCAAGAAGACCGCCGAGAGCCTCGTTGCTGCTCTGACGTCCGCCGTCAAGAAGGCGCTGACCCTGACTGGTGATGCCACCACGCAGATCCCGACCGAAGTCCCTGCACTCATCACGCTCGCCGCCGAGAAGATCGAAGGCCTGAAGCTGAACGTCGCCGGGGCGCAGTCTGAATCCGCTGACGCCAACGACGGTGACAAAGCCGTCCGTATGAATTTCGCCGCTTTCAAGCGTCGCTCGTAATCCAAGGAGCTTCATAGATGTCTACGGCTTTTCACACCGGCGTCAAAACTGAATCGTTCTTCGATGAGGTTTGGATTCGAACGATGAATTTGGCTGCGGCGATCACCGTTGCCGACGTCGGCAAGGCGCTCGCGATCGACGCGAGCGCAGCCAACACCGCGAAGCTCGCCGGCACCGACGATCACGTGATCGGTCGCCTCGAAACCTTTGAGGATCGCCAGACGGGCAAGGTTGGTGCCGTTTCTCGCAAGGGCCAGTTCAGTCTGCCGAAAACCGGCACCGTCAACGTTGGCGATTCTGTCGTTGGCAATGGCTCAGGCGTCGTCAAAGCCGCCGTCGTTGTGACCCCCACCACCGCCACCCCTTTCACCGCCGCGCAGACGAACAACCTGCGCGCCGTCGCGACGAACATCGTCCTCGAGGTCAACAACACGGCCAACACCGTCGTTGTTGAACTCAAGTAATCTGGAGACAACATCTTATGGCTTCGATCATCCACCCGCTGACTTCGATCCAGCGCGTTGCTCCGGAAGAACTCCTGGGCGGTTTGCGTGTCGACAACGCCCATAACTCCCGAGACGCCGGCCAGAAGCTGCTCTCGGAAGCGGCCAAGTACGGTCTCGCGATGCGCGACTACCTCCGCCTCGCCATCGACCCGTCCAAGTCGAACGAAAAAGACAAGTACGAAGGCCTGAATGGCTACGAGGCCGCGCTGGCTTACCTCCAGTTGCCGCTGAACGACGACTTCGACGGCGGCATTGTGCTCGACCTTGCGTCGGACACGTTCAACACCTATCCGGGCACCCGCGCGCTGTTCCCGGAAGTCGTCGACGATCTCGTCCAGTGGAAATACCGCCAGGACAACATCGAGAACGTCGGCGCCCTCGTCGCTTCGTCTCGCACGATTAACGGTACCGAATTGATCACGACAGTGGTCGATGACAAGCCGGGTGACTACCAGGGTACAGGCGTCATCGCGGAAATGGCCAACATTCCGGTTCGCTCCATCCGTACAAGCGATCACAGCGTTAAGATGTACAAGATCGGTGGCGGCTATCGTACCTCGTACGAATTCAGCCGTCGCGCCCGTCTTGACCTCCTGACGCCGTACGCCAACCGCATTGCGCGCGAACTCGAAATGTCGAAGGTCGGACATGCGACCAACCTGCTCATCAACGGTGATGGCGTTCAAGCCGCCGCCCCCGTCGTGAACCAGTCGGCCTTCAACGGTGTCAACATCGGCAACTCCACGAACAGTCAGCTGAGCTACAAGCACCTGCTGAAGTGGTTTGTGGCCCGTGCCAAGGCCGGCGTTCCACTGGACACGGTCGTCGGTAACTGGGACGCGTATGTGGACTGGCTGCTCATGTTCGCCCTGCCGATCTCCGACAATCGGGATCGGACGGCAGCCGAAAACCTCGCGCGTTCCGGCTTCCAAATCGGCGGCGTACCGATCCTCAACGGTCAGGTGAACTTTGCCTTGTCCTCGACGGCCGCCAACACCCAGCTGATCGGCATGACCAAGGGTGAGACCTTGGAAGAGCTGAAGGAAGCGGGCTCCATGATCCAAGAAGCAGACCGCGCGGTCGGCAACCAGACGGTCTCCTACTACAAGACCGAAGTCACCGGCTACCGACTGGTCTTTGGTGATACCCGCGAAATCTTCAACTACGCCGCCTAAAGGCAACATTGAGCCCCGGCGAGCCGGGGCTCTTTCATATGGAGCGAACTATGATTTTGGTGGAAACCGCCGGCAACTTCCAGCTTATGGACCCCATGACGGGGGCGGTCATTCGGCACGAAGGCTACACCTGCGTACCCAATTCGTCCTTCATCGGTCAGAGGATTGCCCTCAATCAGGCCCATGTTGTGGCAGAGGTCAACAACGACGCCACGGATGCGGACTGGCGCGACACTGTCGAACAGAGCAAGGGCGACATCGAGTTGGCCATCGCAGCGTTTGTGGCTGAATTCCCCGTTCAGGGTAAAACGGAGGAAGCTGCCAAACTGAAGGCTGAGGCTGATGAGGCTGCAGAGGCCGCCCGCCTCAAGGCCGAAGCTGATGAAGCTGCCCGCCTCAAGGCTGAGGCTGAGACGAAGGCTAAAGCCGAGGCGGAAGCCAAGGGTCGAGGCAAACTCAGCCTCCCGAAGGGTTGATTAGCGTGGATGTGTTGGTCGGTACCGCCGCATCCATCTCCTTCCTCTTGCAGAGCCCGACTGGGGCTCTGCCTGCCGATGTCGGCAGCGTCACATGGTCTCTGTATGGCGGCAATGGCGCGCGGATATCTGGTCCAACTGCCATCACCACGGCGGCGATGCAGTCGGAAGTAATCGTTCCGCTCGCGCCCAGTGACCATACGATTACTGCTCCTGCACGTTTCGAGCGCCGCACAGTCGTCCTCGACTGGCAGACCGATGGTGTTTCCCACACCTCCCGGCAGACTTACCGTGTCCTCCCCTTCCTGAATACCTCCGCCAACGCGGATGCTGTCCGCACCCTGCTGGCGTTGACGCCAGACGAGCTTCGGGATGAGGAGGTCGATATTGTCCGTGCTTATTTCCAGATTGAGAGTGAGGTTACTCAGGCCGTTCTGGACGTTGGCCTGTCCTCTGGCACTCTCATAGAGTTCTCGCTCAATCAGGCAATTGTCTGCGAAGCTGCTCTACCCTGCCTGAACACGATTGAGCTACGTGCCGCAGCTGTGAACACGGATGGTGTCCAGAAGTTTGAGCGTTACAAAAGTGGCATCGACTTCGATGCCCTGCGCGCTCGGGTCCAAGGTATGAAGTTAGAAGCCCTCGATAGTGCCGCTGGCATCGAGATCGACGACCCGACCCTGGTCGTCCTGACCCAACCAACGGATGTGATCACAGGTGCGTAGTACTTCGGCCCGCTTCCGCGAATGGCTGACTTCCGAAACCGGTCTCAAGTTTGAGGGGACGTTGATGCCCCTCGACGACGGGGCAGCCAATACCACAACCTTTCTGGAACCCCGGTTCGTCCTCCATACCAAGCCCAAGGAGCGAGTCTCGGTCGGGCAGACCTTCACCGACGCTCAAAAGCGGACCTTCCTCCTGGCTCAACATGACCAGCGGGCCGATCTCCGGCGCAGCTTCCGTTTATTCCAGATGACCGCAAAGGTAGCCTGGGGCCGCATGTCGGA from the Beijerinckia sp. 28-YEA-48 genome contains:
- a CDS encoding bifunctional DNA primase/polymerase; this translates as MGIFSENAPGYWAAGLSVIPITRPDPSGADKAAGKRPAISTWQRYSAVPVGDAEQAGWLQMFPDHNMGLVLGQASGLVALDVDSDEPGILNAIDSITPKSPWLRRGRKGYVKLFKYQGQNTFHVKLADGTNVLDFLSTGAQVLLPPSIHPGLMAPYTANCDLLDVLGQIGTLPTSFGELARDALRQNGYEVASGAARVGFVNWVPAGGRDNALVRFAGGIVSDIIKGNITLKEGLDVGFQWVQDRVEKVPGDELPPAKMTEKIVEWLRKDLFGPKKLTLPAGWDEGMTVDQLKELGLDDITSENRRFSYQEIIDDFHAKIQSDGLDHTNPKMTELVGIMCARVAGNPGITPLEQQHIVKVLQGATANNLTAASILRQIREFQKGDIAGNDQTEIARAVIDNVERTGELRFSNEMFYQWQGAHWVPMEAADLQKIVATEYGNFPACKKDNDYRAVVKVMATLTRADLKQRDIRGINFVNGYLTEDLTLQPHNKDFGCTYVLPYPYQPELAGKATMFSELLVRYWGTDPDFADKVEALQEAFAATLFGVAPQYFRVFCLYGPADTGKSRILRIMQGLMPDGCAAAVAPKFWNNQFSVAELTDKVLNVAGELSERDLISGDIFKLVVEGSTIQAQRKYQPLYKFNPIAAHWFASNVLPRTDDSSAGFTRRWLFLEFSNSIETKDRIVNIDQLILEQEREAIAAWAVQGLITLKDRAEYCVPASSLELCKRVENRTNPVRFFLANSHHRGHLKLGVGENGASSEATTPARQVYLAYRLFCVSEANVQPAAYETFIDRMRQLQKEFGFKEVLDGLGKTSRAGSGDSAYRFLTIVDPTKPTKPSK
- a CDS encoding phage terminase large subunit family protein yields the protein MSEWVIKNTRLKRKPYSFRGYEFQQKIIDDLHQNLCCIKCSQVGLTESQLRKYLGWLRRNPGTTGIYTMPDDKMRDRVSQTRVKPLITTEPVFNPPRGDSPVRQKGIYQIDDSFAYFTGNTEGDATSIPADILVHDELDLSDQENIGLFQSRLQNSDFKIRQTFSTPTFLGFGIDAMFNLSDQWEFFTRCPGCRQHQLPEFHLRHMHLPGLLKKEDDLTKLTAEDIGRIDISQTYWRCEKCSTQLHLGDTSIREWVAKHPSRTQNRGYRVRPTSIDRITIPYIFQRLVEHQRLDNMKGFFNTVLGEAYNDSNARISEADIKACMDSPGEPSDNINEPCTIGIDQGNICHITVGTPTRTLLHTQVPRNELKDKVLYLLKRFNIVSGAMDRYPDTTLAESIRDLEGYKGIIWPIHYGTAANSPFLKETKDEFDEITHWVAHRTKTLDQVATIIRNHKLSLNGFGHHQSLLINHLRGMFRKEAPDILPVWEKLTEEDHFFHSLGYMLLARRLVDVIFHNSEPELRSNALLIGGTTSIVPDLSPNSLNRRTPRSSLGMLTVA